In Lodderomyces elongisporus chromosome 2, complete sequence, the following proteins share a genomic window:
- the TUP1 gene encoding general transcription repressor, with protein MSVYNQRTHQTRLNELLDAIKTEFDYALTEATSFKKIEDDYHLKYSQQNTELQQIRQTVYELEMAHRKIKEAYEEEILRLKTELENRDRQMKNGYGQPQQPQQQPQQQAPPPPPPQQQQQQQQQVPLPQQNSLPQQQIPPPQVQQQQQQQQPPQHHHQQQQQQIPPPHQTPIPPQQQQPVQQQQQQQQQQQQQAPPPPPQTQGSPAAIPQQSSLQTPSAATASSTNTNTNTAAAAAAGPAPSASNALTIIDKSQYIVSPAQKANHVKEIPPYLSDLDVAKANPDFKKQNLDYYVLYNPAFARDLDVDLIHSLDHSSVVCCVRFSKDGKYIATGCNKTTQVFNVETGELVAKLVDDSSSPESKEEDAASSNGDLYIRSVCFSPDGKLLATGAEDKLIRIWDLATKRIIKVLRGHEQDIYSLDFFPDGDRLVSGSGDRSVRIWSLRSSQCTLTLSIEDGVTTVAVSPDGKLIAAGSLDRTVRVWDSTTGFLVERLDSGNESGNGHEDSVYSVAFSNNGNQIASGSLDRTVKLWNLEGKSDKNSNCEATYIGHKDFVLSVCCTPNNEYILSGSKDRGVIFWDQASGNALLMLQGHRNSVISVAVSSNSQGTEGIFATGSGDCKARIWKWTRK; from the coding sequence ATGTCTGTATACAACCAGAGAACTCACCAGACTCGTTTGAACGAGTTATTGGACGCTATAAAAACGGAATTTGACTATGCTTTAACAGAGGCTACCAGCTTCAAGAAGATTGAAGACGATTACCATTTAAAGTATTCCCAACAAAACACCGAGTTGCAACAGATTAGACAAACCGTCTACGAATTGGAAATGGCCCACAGAAAGATAAAGGAAGCTTATGAAGAGGAAATTTTAAGATTGAAGACAGAATTGGAAAACAGAGATAGACAAATGAAGAATGGATATGGCCAACcccaacaacctcaacagcAACCTCAACAGcaagcaccaccaccaccaccaccccaacagcaacagcaacaacagcaacaagtACCACTTCCACAGCAGAACTCACttcctcaacaacaaattccTCCACCCCAagttcaacaacaacaacaacaacaacaacctccacaacaccaccatcaacaacaacagcaacaaattCCTCCTCCACACCAAACACCAATtccaccacaacaacaacaacctgttcaacaacaacaacaacaacaacaacaacaacaacaacaagctcCACCTCCTCCACCACAAACTCAAGGACTGCCAGCTGCAATCCCTCAACAATCATCACTACAAACCCCTTCCGCCGCCACTGCTAGctccaccaacaccaacaccaacacagcagcagcagcagcagcggGTCCCGCACCTTCTGCTAGCAACGCTTTAACAATCATTGATAAGTCTCAATACATTGTTAGTCCAGCTCAAAAAGCAAACCACGTCAAGGAAATCCCACCTTACTTGTCAGACCTTGATGTCGCAAAAGCCAATCCTGATTTCAAAAAGCAGAATCTTGATTACTACGTATTGTATAATCCAGCTTTTGCACGTGATTTGGACGTTGATTTGATCCATTCTTTGGACCACTCTTCAGTTGTTTGTTGTGTTCGCTTCTCTAAAGATGGTAAATATATCGCTACCGGTTGCAACAAGACAACCCAAGTGTTTAATGTTGAGACTGGTGAATTAGTTGCCAAATTAGTCGATGACTCTTCATCGCCTGAActgaaagaagaagacgcAGCCTCCTCAAATGGTGACTTGTACATTAGATCCGTTTGCTTCTCACCAGATGGTAAGTTGTTGGCTACTGGTGCAGAAGATAAATTGATTAGAATATGGGACCTCGCGACAAAGAGAATTATTAAAGTCTTGAGAGGCCACGAGCAAGATATATACTCCTTGGATTTCTTCCCAGATGGTGACAGATTAGTTTCCGGTTCAGGTGATAGATCTGTTAGAATTTGGAGCTTGAGATCATCACAATGCACTTTGACATTGAGCATCGAGGATGGTGTTACAACAGTTGCTGTTTCACCAGATGGTAAATTGATTGCCGCCGGCTCTTTGGACCGCACAGTTAGAGTATGGGATTCCACCACAGGTTTCCTCGTTGAAAGATTGGACTCAGGTAATGAGAGCGGAAATGGACACGAAGATTCTGTTTACTCTGTTGCCTTTTCAAACAATGGTAACCAAATTGCCTCCGGCTCCTTAGACAGAACGGTTAAATTATGGAACTTGGAAGGCAAGTCAGATAAAAACTCCAATTGCGAGGCAACATACATTGGACACAAGGACTTTGTGTTATCAGTATGTTGTACACCTAACAATGAGTATATCTTATCAGGTTCAAAAGATCGTGGTGTCATCTTCTGGGACCAAGCTTCGGGTAACgcattgttgatgttgcaaGGCCACCGTAACTCCGTCATATCTGTTGCTGTCTCGAGTAATTCTCAAGGTACAGAGGGTATATTTGCCACCGGTTCCGGTGATTGTAAGGCTAGAATTTGGAAGTGGACTAGAAAGTAG